Below is a window of candidate division KSB1 bacterium DNA.
GGCGAGGTTCCCGAAAAGGAACATTTCGACCCGGCGCAGGGCCAACCCATCGTGACTTCGGGCAGGACCGTATACTCGGATGTGGCCACCGCCTACCTGGCTGCCCGCACGCCTTGGTTCAGCTTTCAGGCGGGACGCGGCTGCCTGTGGTGGGGCCCCAGCCCGCGCTCGGGGTTAATTCTTTCCGCCTCCGTCCCGCCCTTCGACTTCCTGCGATTGGACGCCCGCTGGAAGCGTCTGCGTTTCACCTACCTTCACGCCGAATTGCGAAGCCCTTTTGGTCGCAAGTTCCTGGCGGGCCATCGGTTGGACTGGATGGCCCGTAGCAACCTCCTGGTCGGAGCCAGCGAGACCGTGGTCTATGGGCTCCGAAACGCTGAACTGGCCTACTTGAATCCTATCATGCCGTACCACATCGCCGAACATCACCTCGGCGACCGCGACAACAACAACATCAGCCTTGACTTCTGGTGGCGCATTCGGAAAGGACTGGCCAGCTACGGAGAGCTCCTCATCGACGACCTGACCTTGTCCGCTCCCCTCTTTCGCTACTGGGGGAACAAGTTCGGTGTCCTCCTCGGCGCGCAATGGCTGAATCCGGTGGGCCTGGCCGATTCCCAGATACGCCTGGAGTACACACGCATTGAACCGTACGTCTACACCCACTACGACTCCGTCAACCGCTACCAGCACTACGACCAGATCCTCGGCAATTCCCTGGGCCCCAATGCGGACGAATGGTACGTTGAGCTGTCAAGATACTTCGGCCGCGACTTCCGGTGCCTCTTCTGGACGTCCCTGGTCCGGAAAGGCGAGGGTGAAGTCTCCCGCGCCCACGTTGCCGCCGACGGGAACGGGAAGTCCTTTCTGCAGGGCGTGGTGGAGCGGAGGCGTGTCCTCGGCATTGAAGTTCGCGACCAGGTCCGGCGAGATGTTTTCATTGGGCTGCGCTATTTCCAGAACTGGGTAAGCAATGCGCAGCACCGGCCGGGGCATCGGAGCCACGGCAGGGCCTTCGTGGCGTCCCTGTACCTGAATTACTGATGGGTTGCGGCCTTCCGGTCTTACGACGGAGCGGAGATCGGTGGACTGGTTTCTGGTAGCAGGGGCCGCATTGTACGCGGCCGTGCTGTTCGGTCTGCGTTGGGGAGTCGGCAAGGCCGAACGAGACGGCACGCGCTCCAGCGCCTTTCCCCAGGTGAGCATTGTCATCGCAGCCCGCAATGAGGCGCAACACATCGAAGCATGCTTGCGATCCGTTCTCGCGCAGGACTATCCGCGTGGACGACTGGAGA
It encodes the following:
- a CDS encoding capsule assembly Wzi family protein, whose protein sequence is MLTRRKAGGKGHPDLRTPHLSRGLLTLGLTIGLWYLPAAAQVVELYRDHWGWEFVERLKVQGLISPLLTSVGPGLRGDVAEGLRSAWRSLAEDPTLLSATERALLAQLSSDFSEELLSAGRKSPALPSERHLIAISDSTLHARLDLLLRQEVHSRRGTAYQPAQLKAVTTGGILARGSIGGTLWFYLDARNTATRGGEVPEKEHFDPAQGQPIVTSGRTVYSDVATAYLAARTPWFSFQAGRGCLWWGPSPRSGLILSASVPPFDFLRLDARWKRLRFTYLHAELRSPFGRKFLAGHRLDWMARSNLLVGASETVVYGLRNAELAYLNPIMPYHIAEHHLGDRDNNNISLDFWWRIRKGLASYGELLIDDLTLSAPLFRYWGNKFGVLLGAQWLNPVGLADSQIRLEYTRIEPYVYTHYDSVNRYQHYDQILGNSLGPNADEWYVELSRYFGRDFRCLFWTSLVRKGEGEVSRAHVAADGNGKSFLQGVVERRRVLGIEVRDQVRRDVFIGLRYFQNWVSNAQHRPGHRSHGRAFVASLYLNY
- a CDS encoding glycosyltransferase family 2 protein, which encodes MRWGVGKAERDGTRSSAFPQVSIVIAARNEAQHIEACLRSVLAQDYPRGRLE